Proteins encoded by one window of Crassostrea angulata isolate pt1a10 chromosome 9, ASM2561291v2, whole genome shotgun sequence:
- the LOC128164331 gene encoding protein LSM12-like has product MKIDMAAQDGEYFNIGSIVSCTTCYNQKIQGEVLAFDEGTKMLAIKSSAASGKRDVHDIRMVNLSFVSHIKVTKECNDPPPPLTSISIQKIQSRLRQNLDEKRRQVNYIGIGVTPEGQRAFNSIVKTLNEVRWNGKDIVVMDEVKIVPPYGPENCTGKEGQLLSHVKKILQKHHTEESQKSEQRKSASPVPSAS; this is encoded by the exons ATGAAGATAGACATGGCTGCCCAAGATGGGGAATATTTTAATATCGGAAGTATTGTCTCCTGCACGACGTGTTACAACCAGAAAATCCAGGGTGAAGTGTTAGCTTTCGACGAGGGCACAAAAATGCTTGCGATCA AATCATCTGCAGCCAGTGGGAAGCGAGATGTCCATGATATAAGGATGGTCAACTTGTCCTTTGTTAGCCACATCAAGGTGACAAAAGAATGCAatgaccccccacccccactcaCTAGCATCAGTATACAAAAG ATACAGAGTAGATTACGACAGAACTTGGACGAGAAGAGAAGGCAGGTGAACTACATAGGTATCGGCGTAACCCCAGAGGGCCAAAGGGCATTTAACTCAATCGTCAAAAC ATTGAATGAAGTCAGGTGGAACGGGAAAGACATAGTAGTGATGGATGAAGTCAAAATCGTGCCGCCATATGGACCAGAAAACTGCACAGGGAAGGAGGGACAACTCCTCAGTCACGTCAAAAAAATT CTACAGAAACACCACACTGAAGAGAGTCAAAAGTCTGAACAGAGGAAGTCTGCCTCCCCAGTTCCTAGTGCATCATGA
- the LOC128164046 gene encoding asialoglycoprotein receptor 2-like isoform X2 — MQMISAEGDIQGIYLHKVSSNEAVQAETTPCFIKSVHASSRLGCAHSCINHFPECAAVYYNKVMKLCKLLRCRPTDRLENQNLVGIPSGWELLEDNKACEEDWILFAGHCYHFIATGTIWNNAVSDCNSRGGSLIELHSQEEVDWVKDSFLLPETGVEKQCPTQWDCHIWIGASFQHGSSTFVYNSGKSMVYPKWAIGQPNNKNGDQECVGLMRSGEGNDWAFYEIVQYLCQKAK, encoded by the exons ATGCAAATGATCTCTGCAGAGGGAGACATTCAAGGGATTTATCTGCACAAGGTCTCGTCCAACGAAGCTGTGCAGGCCGAAACAACTCCATGTTTCATTAAATCTGTCCATGCTTCAAGCCGCTTGGGGTGTGCCCATTCATGCATTAATCACTTCCCTGAATGCGCGGCTGTTTACTACAATAAAGTCATGAAACTTTGCAAACTTCTCAGATGTCGCCCGACGGACAGACTGGAGAACCAAAACCTGGTAGGAATTCCTTCTGGATGGGAACTTTTGGAGGACAATAAAG CATGTGAAGAGGACTGGATTCTGTTTGCAGGCCATTGCTACCATTTCATTGCAACTGGGACAATATGGAACAACGCTGTG TCTGATTGCAATAGTAGAGGCGGCTCTCTGATTGAACTACATTCTCAAGAGGAAGTAGATTGGGTGAAGGACTCTTTTCTTTTACCAGAAACGGGAG TGGAAAAGCAAT GCCCCACCCAGTGGGATTGTCATATCTGGATTGGTGCTTCGTTTCAGCATGGGTCCTCTACATTTGTTTATAACAGCGGAAAATCAATGGTATATCCAAAGTGGGCCATTGGCCAGCCCAACAATAAAAATGGGGATCAGGAGTGTGTTGGTTTGATGCGGTCTGGAGAAGGGAATGACTGGGCGTTTTACGAAATTGTTCAGTATCTTTGTCAAAAGGCCAAGTAA
- the LOC128164046 gene encoding asialoglycoprotein receptor 2-like isoform X1 has product MQMISAEGDIQGIYLHKVSSNEAVQAETTPCFIKSVHASSRLGCAHSCINHFPECAAVYYNKVMKLCKLLRCRPTDRLENQNLVGIPSGWELLEDNKACEEDWILFAGHCYHFIATGTIWNNAVSDCNSRGGSLIELHSQEEVDWVKDSFLLPETGVEALCPHPRDCPIWIGASFQHGSSTFVYNSGKAMVYPKWAFKQPSNFGGDQFCVSLQRSGKGNDRACYGVYQYLCKKDK; this is encoded by the exons ATGCAAATGATCTCTGCAGAGGGAGACATTCAAGGGATTTATCTGCACAAGGTCTCGTCCAACGAAGCTGTGCAGGCCGAAACAACTCCATGTTTCATTAAATCTGTCCATGCTTCAAGCCGCTTGGGGTGTGCCCATTCATGCATTAATCACTTCCCTGAATGCGCGGCTGTTTACTACAATAAAGTCATGAAACTTTGCAAACTTCTCAGATGTCGCCCGACGGACAGACTGGAGAACCAAAACCTGGTAGGAATTCCTTCTGGATGGGAACTTTTGGAGGACAATAAAG CATGTGAAGAGGACTGGATTCTGTTTGCAGGCCATTGCTACCATTTCATTGCAACTGGGACAATATGGAACAACGCTGTG TCTGATTGCAATAGTAGAGGCGGCTCTCTGATTGAACTACATTCTCAAGAGGAAGTAGATTGGGTGAAGGACTCTTTTCTTTTACCAGAAACGGGAG TTGAAGCACTGTGTCCTCATCCACGAGATTGTCCTATCTGGATTGGTGCTTCCTTTCAGCATGGATCCTCCACATTTGTATACAACAGTGGAAAAGCAATGGTATACCCAAAGTGGGCCTTTAAACAGCCCAGCAATTTTGGCGGAGACCAGTTTTGTGTTAGTTTGCAGCGGTCAGGAAAAGGAAATGACAGAGCTTGTTACGGCGTTTATCAGTATCTCTGTAAAAAGGATAAGTAG
- the LOC128163335 gene encoding versican core protein-like → MKFPERQKWCVYSLFLCLTWYVEEIFATGENQGIFWDKVSSNELVEMETTPCLIKTVNVLNRLECTYRCINQLPECAAIYYNSVLELCKLLRCRPTDKLGNENLVEIPSGWEIWEDTEACKNDWALFAGHCYYFSAIGTKWSNAQAYCSSIGASLIEIYSQTEEDWVKNSFLLPETGVETQCSRFWHCSLWLGSSRNSTTSNFSYNSGKPILYPKWDLFEPDNRNGNENCVALFRLQKMHDFDCDYNNFQYICKMEN, encoded by the exons ATGAAATTTCCAGAAAGGCAAAAATGGTGCGTTTACAGTCTTTTTCTATGTTTAACATGGTATGTGGAAGAGATTTTTGCTACTGGGGAAAATCAAGGAATTTTTTGGGACAAGGTATCATCCAATGAATTAGTGGAGATGGAAACAACTCCATGTCTCATCAAAACGGTCAACGTTTTAAACCGTTTGGAGTGCACATACAGATGCATTAATCAACTCCCTGAGTGTGCGGCTATTTACTACAACAGCGTTTTGGAACTTTGCAAACTTCTTAGATGCCGCCCAACGGACAAACTGGGAAACGAAAACCTTGTAGAGATTCCATCCGGATGGGAAATCTGGGAGGACACAGAAG CGTGTAAGAATGATTGGGCTCTTTTTGCTGGTCACTGTTATTATTTCAGTGCAATTGGAACAAAATGGAGCAACGCACAG GCTTATTGCAGTAGTATTGGTGCCTCCTTAATAGAAATCTATTCTCAAACGGAAGAAGATTGGGTCAAAAATTCATTCCTTTTGCCAGAAACCGGAG TTGAAACACAATGCTCGAGGTTCTGGCACTGCTCTCTTTGGCTCGGTTCTTCTCGCAATTCTACAACCTCAAACTTTTCATACAACAGCGGGAAACCAATTTTATACCCAAAATGGGACTTATTTGAGCCAGATAATAGAAATGGAAATGAAAATTGTGTCGCCTTGTTTCGGTTGCAGAAAATGCATGACTTTGATTGTGACTATAACAATTTTCAATACATTTGTAAAATGGAAAACTGA